Genomic DNA from Gimesia aquarii:
TTTTAATTTGGCTTCTGGACGTACATCGAGTCCACCAAAACCTCCAGCTCCGGAAATAGCCCCCATTATGGTTGCCGCACCACTGTCCTCGTCAGTAGAAAATCCGATATCAAAACCAGAGTCAAGCACAGATCCGATCGATGACTGCTTTGATTCATTTACTTGATCAGTCTCGAATCGAAATAGAATCGGACCGACCTTCAAACGATCTTCATGCTCTAATTGGGTTCGACCTTCAATTTTTTTGCCGTTGACAAAGGTCCCGTTTCCACTTCCCAGGTCTTCGACGAAAAACTGATCTCCCTCCCCTATGACTTGTGCATGACGGCGAGAAACCATATTCGAATCGAGTTGGATCTGGCATTCTGGGTGCCTGCCTAGTACTGTTTGCTCTCCGGAAAGCGAATAAGATACTGCTTGACCGGCTTGCAGCATGACCAGGGTAGCCATATAGAAAACCCTTATTAGAACTTGTTCAAAGATATGATTAAAACTGGATATGAATAATATTTTATAGTGCTCAAGTTCCAGATGCAATCGCTTCAGAAACTCGAGTCGCCTACTTTAACAGCTGAAAATTGTTTCAACATTTCCCCGCAAAACCAGTTTACCGAGTTCAATAGCGCGTTGTTCAGACCAATTTCGGTTAATTACAAAGTCTGTAGCTAAAACATTTGCTAATACACGACGATACATGCGAAATTTAGGTAAAGCAAATTCCAATTTGTACATATCACTGTAATAACCAATCAGTTTTGTTTTCGGCACTGCTTCCAAACGACTTTTACAATCAAACGTAATAAATGCAGGTGTATTCGAATACCACCAATGACCATTGATGACAACATTTGGAAAGATCCAGCTATAACTGACCAGTTCCTGATTGCTGGTACTTGTTAACACAGAAACAGGGAACGTAACTTTCGGAAACGCGTTGAACAGCTCCTTATATTGTATCAGCGATGTGCGTTTGTCATATAAATCCTGTCCCTGGTAAACTCCTGCTTCATAAACCCGTCGATTGACCCCAATCATCAAATCAAATGGTAATCTATATACTCCGCAATATTCTGCCAGTGTCCAGAATACAAATTGACTAACCAGTTTAGATTCTTCAGAATTTAAGTCATCACCTGCAAAAAGTGAGCGCACGGTAGAGTCAACTTGATCGGCAGTTACTGAAACAGGAGAAAAATCTGGTGGTAACGAAATCGCACAAGCCCGCGCACCGTTTGAGGTGAAATGTTCAAATAATTCGCCAATGGCTTCTCGCAGTGTGCTGGCACACCCAATATCTACCTGGGTCGCTTTCCCAAGACGTTCCCGCGTTTCATTTTTTGTAAGGTGAAAGACAAGATCATCCGTTCTCAGACAAGGGATGTAAAGCTTGGTATCGAAACCTTCCAGAGGGTCGTCGAAATCATTTGTTAAAAAGACCCGTTCGAGACCACTCTGTTTTAAAACTTGTTGCTCCCAGTCTGATTGTGCCATTTTCTCGGCAGCTGTGTCATAGAGATACTCCCAATTGGATTCTGTAATAGTCTCGTCTTGGAAATCAAAAAATTCGCTACAGATATCCATCAACCAGCTGAGCTGTATCGTATTATCCAGATCACCCAACTGAGTGACCAACCGCCCTACTTTTTCTTTGGGATCAATACCAGGCTCTTCGATTGATTCTTTGGCGAGTCCCGCAGAGTGTGCTAACTCCGTGTAGTAATGGTACCCCATTATATCTGCTAATGTTGTTGAAGCGGCAGAGTGGGGATTGATATGTGTATGAGGGTCAATCAGAACGAGACTCTCTAATTCATCAAAAATACGTTTATTTAACTGTTCAGTCATAATGAGATGGTTCCTGCTAATTTCAGACAATAATCAAGTATTCAGCGAATATAATCAGTCAGCCGTAACAGTGCAATCAGGTGGTGAATTCCCATAAATTTCAGTAACCAAAATGCATAAAAAAGCGACTCTGCGTCAAATGCCACAGAGTCGCTAAATATTGCTTGATTAACTAAATGTATGAAAGAATTATTTTCCCGCTTTGGCCTGTTGATTTTGTGAAGGAACTGGGGGTGGATTAAAGCTGTTAAGTAGCTTACCTGTTTTTGCATCCCAGACTCTTAAAACCCCATCTTCTCCTCCAGCAATCACGGTCGCTTCATCTCGACTGGCAGCAACACTATAAACATAATCTGTTGAACCACCCAAGTTACGATAATTGGAGCCGTTGGTAGTCAAATGCAGACGAACAGTTTTGTCGCCTCCCCCACTGACAACATTAGCGCCCAGCCCAATGAAGGAAATGGATGTTACCTGCTTAGAATAACCTTTAATAGTACGTTTTTGTTCGCCAGTTTCGATATTCCAGACTTTGATCACATTATCTGCACCTGAACTGACAATCGTCGATTCATCTGCTTTCCAGGCTACATCTAGAACATGGTGTGTATGGCCTTCAAATGACTTAACAAACTTACCTGTTGCGACATCGAAGATTTTAACAAATTTGTCAGCCGCACCACTCAATAATGATTTTCCTGTAGGAGAAAAACGTATTCCCAAAACGGTATCACTATGAGCGTTCTCAAATGTTCGTACAACTTTTCCAGTAGCCACATCCCACAAGATGATTTCTCCACTCCGAGAAGGGTCTCCCCCACCTACAGCAAGTAGCTTTCCATCCGGACTGAAACTTAAACAAAGTGCCCGATTGGAAATCGGTGAGTTCCCAACTTTGGTTGGAGCTTTAGGGTCGGCCCCTAATTGAGCCACCAGAGACCATACAGGTTGGACACTTTGTACTAATACAGTTTTATCAGTACTAACTGAAACGACAGTCGTTTTTGATGTGTACGCTACGGCAGTTACTACAGCGGTATGGCCAGACAGTGTGTCCAGTTCCTTACCAGTGGTGACATCCCAGATGCGTACTTTCTGGCTGTCATCACCAGTCACGATTTGCTTACCATCTTCTGAAAAGGCGACTGACTTTATTGGATATAAAACAGCCGCTTGTTTTTTGACTTCTGCTAATGCAGCATCCATTTGTTTGGCTGTTGCATCCAAAGCAGTTTTCTCTTTGGTACGTTCTGCAAACTGGCCTTTGATTTTTGTCAATGTTGTACCAGCAACCTTCACGGACCGCTCAGCAGACGTAATCTTTTTTGCGGCAGCTGCGGCAGCATCAGCCAGTTTTTTTGCTTCCGCTTCCGCATCCGTAACCTTCTTATCGACGGCTTTGGTATTTGGCTTACTGGCAGCAAGCTTAGTCGCAGCCGTCACAGCAGCGACCGCTTTTGTGACTGCTTGTTTTGCAGAATTAACAGCCTTTGCCGCCTGTTTTTCGTCATTTGTTTTTTTCAATTTGGCTGCTGCTAATTTTTTCTGAGTAGCATCAAATGTCGCCTTAGCTTTCGCGACAGTGTCTTTTTTCTTTTGTACTGCAGCTTTATCAGCAGCGTCAGGCTTGACCGCATTAGCAGCGTCTAATGCTTTTTTTGCAGAAGCGACTTCTTTTTCTACAGTGGTTATGGCAGTCTGATTCGCCTGGTTCACCTGCTTTAGTTTTGCATTAGCGTCTGCTACTGCTTTATCAGCCGTCACTTTTTGTGCATTTGCTGCTTTAACAGCATCTTCGCCTTTCTTCTTATGACCTGCTAACAGTTTAGCCTGCTCATCCTTAGCAGCTTTCACTTTAGGGGCATAATCAGTAACCTTCTTCTGTGCTTCTGGTAACGCCTTTTTCGCTGCCGCTAATTCTTCATTTCGTTTTTTCAATTCTGCTTCACGATCTTTCACATTCTTATCAGCGGCTTTCACTGCTGCATCACCCAAAGCGACCTTTTGCTTCGCGATCGTCTGAGCTTCTGTTGCTAGAATCATTTGACGCTCTTTACTCAAATCACCACGGAATTCTTTGAGCATCTTACCGTTACTTAACTGCCAGATTTTCCCGGTTCCATTTACAGATACCGATACCAGATTCTTAGCATCCGGGCTGACATCAATATCGCTCACAGGAGCACCATGATTGATCGATCTGATTTGCTTTTTGCCTTTCAAATCCCAAATACGAACGGTGTTATCTTCACTACCTGAAACCAATTGTACGCCGGCTGGCATGACTAGCTTTAATGAAGTGACTGGTTTAGCGTGCCCTTTGAGTTCAAATAAAGCAGCAGAAATTTCTGGTGCTTTTTCTCCTGCTTTGGGTACAGAAATAGTCAGAGGCCAGACATAAATAATATTGTTGGCTCCACCCGCAATAATTTGTGTTCCATCTTTACTGACTGTCAATGTGTTTATGACCGCAGGAGTTTTCATTGTAGAAATTTGCTTGCCATCTGCGGCATTCCAAACACGCAGACTTTGATCAGCAGATGATGTGACTACTTTCGTACGATCTGGTGTAAAAGCCAGACCTTTGATTTCACCGCCATGTCCTTTCAACTCAACGAGTTTCTGTCCTTCAGGCAATTTCCAGAGAGAGGCGCTGTTATCGGCGGTTGCCGCAACCAACACACTCCGGTCTGCGTTCAATGCCAAACCGGTAATCGCCGCAGGCAGGTCCATTTTTTTTACAACCGCTCCTAATGATTTTTTCCAAAGTTTCACAACTCGATAACCGCCAGAGGCCAACATGTTACCATCGGAATTAAACGCCAGCGAATGAACAAAATCACGATGTGCGGCTCCTTGTGGGTAAAATGGTTTGCTTCCCTTTTTTAATTTCACTAAAGCAGGATCATTTAAATTCGCTGCTTCTATTCCTGAAGCAAGGTCATAGATGGCAATCCTATTCGCGCGTCCGACCGCAGCATAACGTGCCCAGGGAGAAAGTGCTGTACTATAAATTGAATTCAAACCAGGTGGTAATGACTGCCAGACAATACCCGCATCAGTTGACTTTCCACTGGATTTGGCTCCTTCGAGAATCCACTGACGCAGGATTCCAACCTGCTGAGGAGTAAGAGCTTTTGCACCTACCTTATTTGGT
This window encodes:
- a CDS encoding c-type cytochrome domain-containing protein, which translates into the protein MWNRFTNLCVMLAVVLVVGRFSVAEEKPIQPAKVELGRPVSFEKDVFPILDANCIACHNVAKKEGALVLENVKDLLKGGDSGASIVPGKPDESYLYQVASRTEESFMPPLPNKVGAKALTPQQVGILRQWILEGAKSSGKSTDAGIVWQSLPPGLNSIYSTALSPWARYAAVGRANRIAIYDLASGIEAANLNDPALVKLKKGSKPFYPQGAAHRDFVHSLAFNSDGNMLASGGYRVVKLWKKSLGAVVKKMDLPAAITGLALNADRSVLVAATADNSASLWKLPEGQKLVELKGHGGEIKGLAFTPDRTKVVTSSADQSLRVWNAADGKQISTMKTPAVINTLTVSKDGTQIIAGGANNIIYVWPLTISVPKAGEKAPEISAALFELKGHAKPVTSLKLVMPAGVQLVSGSEDNTVRIWDLKGKKQIRSINHGAPVSDIDVSPDAKNLVSVSVNGTGKIWQLSNGKMLKEFRGDLSKERQMILATEAQTIAKQKVALGDAAVKAADKNVKDREAELKKRNEELAAAKKALPEAQKKVTDYAPKVKAAKDEQAKLLAGHKKKGEDAVKAANAQKVTADKAVADANAKLKQVNQANQTAITTVEKEVASAKKALDAANAVKPDAADKAAVQKKKDTVAKAKATFDATQKKLAAAKLKKTNDEKQAAKAVNSAKQAVTKAVAAVTAATKLAASKPNTKAVDKKVTDAEAEAKKLADAAAAAAKKITSAERSVKVAGTTLTKIKGQFAERTKEKTALDATAKQMDAALAEVKKQAAVLYPIKSVAFSEDGKQIVTGDDSQKVRIWDVTTGKELDTLSGHTAVVTAVAYTSKTTVVSVSTDKTVLVQSVQPVWSLVAQLGADPKAPTKVGNSPISNRALCLSFSPDGKLLAVGGGDPSRSGEIILWDVATGKVVRTFENAHSDTVLGIRFSPTGKSLLSGAADKFVKIFDVATGKFVKSFEGHTHHVLDVAWKADESTIVSSGADNVIKVWNIETGEQKRTIKGYSKQVTSISFIGLGANVVSGGGDKTVRLHLTTNGSNYRNLGGSTDYVYSVAASRDEATVIAGGEDGVLRVWDAKTGKLLNSFNPPPVPSQNQQAKAGK
- a CDS encoding glucuronate isomerase yields the protein MTEQLNKRIFDELESLVLIDPHTHINPHSAASTTLADIMGYHYYTELAHSAGLAKESIEEPGIDPKEKVGRLVTQLGDLDNTIQLSWLMDICSEFFDFQDETITESNWEYLYDTAAEKMAQSDWEQQVLKQSGLERVFLTNDFDDPLEGFDTKLYIPCLRTDDLVFHLTKNETRERLGKATQVDIGCASTLREAIGELFEHFTSNGARACAISLPPDFSPVSVTADQVDSTVRSLFAGDDLNSEESKLVSQFVFWTLAEYCGVYRLPFDLMIGVNRRVYEAGVYQGQDLYDKRTSLIQYKELFNAFPKVTFPVSVLTSTSNQELVSYSWIFPNVVINGHWWYSNTPAFITFDCKSRLEAVPKTKLIGYYSDMYKLEFALPKFRMYRRVLANVLATDFVINRNWSEQRAIELGKLVLRGNVETIFSC